One Rhinopithecus roxellana isolate Shanxi Qingling chromosome 7, ASM756505v1, whole genome shotgun sequence DNA segment encodes these proteins:
- the TSR2 gene encoding pre-rRNA-processing protein TSR2 homolog isoform X1, which yields MAGAAEDARALFRAGVCAALEAWPALQIAVENGFGGVHSQEKAKWLGGAVEDYFMRNADLELDEVEDFLGELLTNEFDTVVEDGSLPQVSQQLQTMFHHFQRGDGAALREMASRITQRKCKVTATALKTAKETDEDEDDVDSVEEMEVTATNDGAATDGVCSQPEPSDPDAQTIKEEDIVEDGWTIVRRKK from the exons ATGGCGGGCGCTGCAGAAGATGCGCGAGCTCTTTTCCGGGCTGGGGTCTGCGCGGCCCTGGAGGCCTGGCCGGCCTTGCAG ATCGCTGTGGAGAATGGCTTCGGGGGTGTGCACAGCCAGGAGAAGGCGAAGTGGCTGGGGGGTGCAGTGGAGGATTACTTCATGCGcaatg CTGACTTGGAGCTAGATGAGGTGGAAGACTTCCTTGGAGAGCTGTTGACCAATGAGTTTGATACAGTCGTGGAAGATGGGAGTCTGCCGCAG GTGAGCCAGCAACTGCAGACCATGTTCCACCACTTCCAGAGGGGTGACGGGGCTGCTCTGAGGGAGATGGCCTCTCGCATCACTCAAAGAAAATGCAAGGTCACAGCCACTGCACTTAAGACAGCTAAAGAGActgatgaggatgaagatgatGTGGACAGTGTGGAAGAGATGGAG GTCACAGCTACGAATGATGGGGCTGCTACAGATGGGGTCTGCTCCCAGCCTGAACCCTCTGATCCAGACGCTCAGACTATTAAGGAAGAGGATATAGTGGAAGATGGCTGGACCATTGTCCGGAGAAAAAAATGA
- the TSR2 gene encoding pre-rRNA-processing protein TSR2 homolog isoform X2: MFHHFQRGDGAALREMASRITQRKCKVTATALKTAKETDEDEDDVDSVEEMEVTATNDGAATDGVCSQPEPSDPDAQTIKEEDIVEDGWTIVRRKK, encoded by the exons ATGTTCCACCACTTCCAGAGGGGTGACGGGGCTGCTCTGAGGGAGATGGCCTCTCGCATCACTCAAAGAAAATGCAAGGTCACAGCCACTGCACTTAAGACAGCTAAAGAGActgatgaggatgaagatgatGTGGACAGTGTGGAAGAGATGGAG GTCACAGCTACGAATGATGGGGCTGCTACAGATGGGGTCTGCTCCCAGCCTGAACCCTCTGATCCAGACGCTCAGACTATTAAGGAAGAGGATATAGTGGAAGATGGCTGGACCATTGTCCGGAGAAAAAAATGA